The nucleotide window GTTACTTTGTCTTGACACATATTTCAGGCCTTTTGTCTGATCAAAACAATAACTTCGAGGACATAATCTGTTAAATCCACTGCGTTGCTCAACATCTGCTCGAAGTTGTTTCTCACACAAATATTTACTTGGTGATCTTGTCTTCCCAGTTGTATCTAGGGTGTGTTACAAGCGCCAAAAACTGTTTTAAATAGCTTGGAGTCACCACGTTTAGAAACAGAAATAAGCATGAAATTAAAAGGGCCTATCTCAATTCAAGTAGAGGGAGTCTTTGAAGAAATATAATTTCTCATTAATTCGAATTTGTCATCACATTAGCTGTCAGTCTCGGTCTGCTTGCATTTCCCGCGGTGAAAAAGACTAAGCAATGCATGGGTTAAAAGTGTCAGTACAGCAATTATAGTCAGAACTCATGTCGCCTTCCACCAATACGAAGCTGCACGAAGACACCCCCGCCTCCCACAGCTCCTCATAATGTCTAATACACTGGAAAATCAAAGCGCGAGCTCTCCCCGCTCACACACCGCTGCTGCTCCACGCGGGGAGCACAACAGAGAGCGCTTTCATTCCATTTGAGCTTTCACAAAGTTGCCATTATGCGgctttgtttttttatataaatagtTGCGCCGTATTTAGTAATGCTTTCGTAATTCCTTTCCCTTAAACACTGGACAGACTTTACAAAACTAACCATGGAGATGAGGCATTTATCTTTGCGCCTTTTGCGCTACTGAGGATTCAATTTGTGCACTGGAGTCGCTGATATGGACCGGAGATCCTCGAGGACACAATGGACATTAGTGAGACACGCGCTTTGCCTGTTTCTGTGTACGGGCGCAATGGACTTGGTTTTTGCGCAAATGCGCTACTCAATTCCAGAAGAGCTAGAACACGGGGCATTCGTCGGAAATATTGCAGAGGACTTAGGCTTAGACGTAGCGAAACTGTCAGCACGTCGGTTCCGGATAGTATCAGGCGCCAAGAAACAATACTTAGAGGTGAATTTAGAAAACGGTATTTTGTTTGTAAATGAAAAGATTGATCGCGAGGAACTGTGTGAGCAAAGTCCAACTTGTTTTTTGCACTTGCAAGTCGTCATCGAGAACCCACTGGAGCTCTACCGTGTAGAGGTGGAAATTTTGGATGTGAACGACAACGCTCCTAGTTTCCCGTGGAGCGAATTCAATCTGGAGATCACGGAGTCAGCGGCGCCGGGCTCTCGCTTTCCACTGGAGAGCGCGCAAGATTTGGACGTCGGCACCAACTCTCTCCGCTCATACCAACTCAGCGCGAACGAGCACTTTGCCTTGGATATTCAGACGCGCAATGATGGCAGTAAGTTCGCGGAGCTCGTGTTAGAGACGCCGCTGGACCGAGAGCAAAAGAAGGCGCACGAAATGGTGCTGACAGCTGTGGACGGAGGGTCTCCCGAACGCTCGGGAACAGCAAAAATCACAGTTACGGTGCTGGATGCAAATGACAATGTCCCTGTGTTCGACCGGTCTGTCTATCGAGTCAGCCTTATTGAAAATGCTCCAAGAGGCACACTCGTGCTCAAACTTAACGCCACAGATCTCGACGAGGGTCCCAATGGCGAGATTTCGTACTCTTTCAGCGGGCACGCACCGTTAAAAGTGCGCGAATTGTTTAACGTGGATTCCTACACAGGAGAAATCAGAGTAAAAGGGATTGTGGATTATGAAAAAGCAAGCGTATATGAGTTATACGTGCAAGCCAAAGACAAGGGTCCCTCTGCCGTAGCTGTGCACTGCAAAGTGCTGGTAGATATTATGGACGTAAACGACAACGCACCCGAGGTCATCCTGACCTCCGTGTCTACACCTGTTCAGGAAGACGCGCCACCGGGGACTGTGATCGCCGTTATCAGCGTGATGGACCGAGACTCGGGCGAGAACGGAAATGTGGACTGCGAAATTCCAGGAAACGTCCCATTTCAGCTCCACTCATCGTTTAAGAATTACTACACTTTGGTGACTAGTGAGTTTCTTGACCGCGAGAACGTGGCAGAGTACAACATTACGCTGACCGCGAAAGACTTGGGCTCGCCGCCACTTTCAACCAAAAAAAACATCCTTGTTACTGTGTCTGATATTAATGACAACCCGCCGCGCTTTGTTCAGCCGTCCTACACTGTCTATGTAACCGAGAACAATGCCCCTGGCGCTTCCATTTGCTCGGTGACTGCCTTCGATCCCGACTCCAATCAGAACGCCTATCTGTCTTATTCCATTCTGGAGGGTCAGATACAGGGCATGCCAGTGTCCACTTACGTCTCCATTAATTCGGATAACGGAAACATTTACGCGCTGCGCTCCTTCGACTACGAACAGCTCCGAAACTTTCAGATTAGAGTTCAAGCACAGGACGCTGGCTTTCCGCCACTGCGAAGCAACGTAACTGTGAATGTATTCGTTTTGGATCAAAATGACAACGCACCGGTCATCATTTCGCCACTGCCAAAAAACGGCACGGTTGCGACAGAGATGGTCCCCAGGTCAGTGGATGCTGGTTACCTAGTCGCTAAAATCACGGCAATAGACGCTGACGCCGGGCAAAACTCGCGCTTGTCTTACCAAGTGCTCCAGGCGACTGATCCTGGGCTTTTCAGCGTTGCCCTTTACACGGGTGAGATCAGGACAATTCGCCGCTTCGTTGAAAAAGATGCCACCAGGCAGCGACTTGTCATCCTGGTCAAGGACAACGGTCAGCCGCCCCTTTCGGCCACCGTCTCCATCATTCTGTCAGTGGTGGACAACGTGCCGGAATCCCTGTCAGATTTCGGCGACCTCACTCTAAACCAGCAGCCTCCGTCCAATCTCGCCCTTTACCTAATCGTGTCACTGAGCACCATTTCGCTCATCTTCCTCATAGCAATCATTGTGCTCGCCTCTGTCAAATGCTACAAAGATCGCGACGCGCTCAACGGCTTCGGTCTATCCACAGTCGGAGCCGCCTGTTGTGGTATAGAGCCAGAACCTCCGACTGAAGTGTTCAAAAAATCCAACTTAAATCTACAGATCTCCACAGGCGCCAAAGTGCCCACGAACTGTATGGAGGTGAACAGCACGAACACACTGTCTCAAGCGTACTGCTACAAGGTTTGTCTGACACCAGAATCGGCCAAAAGCGACTTCATGTTCCTGAAGCCGTGTAGTCCCGAAACGCCAAGGAACAATGCCAATCCAAAGGGTGCTGATACGCTTGGATGGAACGCGCAAAACCGGAATAATGGAGCAACTACTCCCAGTGAGGTAAGAGAGAACATTTTGTCGTTTTGCGTCCTATTTATGATTAGCTAAGgtcatcatatcatatcatttaTGTCAATACATGTGGtttattaaaatgtgtttaatggtTTGTTACGCGTTATTAATGCTGTTCTCAGAAGCTTATATTAGCTTAATTATAGTGTATATGACACTAATTACTGTGTATATAACATTCAATGTGAGCCTGTTCCTTCATGTCGAAATGACACGCTCTTGCACCTTATAGTCCTGGTGGAAGTTCGAACTAATTAGTTTCAAGTCTATGAATAGCTCATCAAAACTCGCAAGTCGATCAATTGCGACTGTGTGTCTTGTGGGCTAGCACTTTTACGCTAGATCGAGTCTGACACGCCACTCGCTTCACAACCAACAGCTTCAGTTTGAACTGAGGTCTGTGAAATGAAGGACAACGAGTGTCATTCAGTTAAGCTTTGAATaacagcatgcacacagatgCCAGTTTGTTCAAAATGTTAAATAGACTATATATTGTTTCTAATACGCGTCAATTACTTAACTATAAATAACCTCATTATAGCTTACAAGGGCACATTGCAAGAAAATATCATAAAACACTTGTAGGTCGTAGACTATGTTATAGTATTGTTCTTCAATGAAATATATTGGTTAGAgttcaaaataataataatgaaaaaaatctcTGTAAGCATATTTATTCTCAAATAAACATTCTAGAGAATATTATATGTACGATGTACTGATAACATTTCCAACTGGTATTTCGATTACTATAAGTCTTTCAGGTAATGGGAGCACTCGCTAACTAAACCTCAaggacatatgtacacacactcatacacgcacacacacacaaggacaggcACACAACAGAGAGCCATTATCCGACGTACAATAGTGCGCGAACGCGGGCTGGATCAGTCTATAATGGATGAAAAATGGGAGTTGGAGCGTTTAAGGGGGAGCGCAGGAGCCGGCTGGGACGTGTCGCGACTGTAGATGCGTCTGCGTTGTCCTTACGGAATGTGAggaggagagtgaaggaggaCGCCTTACGCTTGAAAGAGGGGGTGACGGTGggaagaaagcgagagagaggatgtttgtgtgtgcgtgtgtatgagagagagagagagagagagagagagagagagagagagagagagagacagacaggcaggcaatCTATGTGGTTTGTGCTTGTGGAATCCACTAGATGGAAGTATCAGACCGTAAAATGTAAATTACTGCTAACTGTTTCATAGAGGTGAAATTGGACAGCTTCGCCTGTTAATTAGACCGTTCACTTGCACAGTCTATATCATTTTCTTAATTTATATATAAAAATGGATATTTCAATCAGTTTAGATTAGTCGAACCTTCAACTAGCCCCTGCAAA belongs to Alosa sapidissima isolate fAloSap1 chromosome 20, fAloSap1.pri, whole genome shotgun sequence and includes:
- the si:ch73-233f7.1 gene encoding protocadherin beta-15 isoform X1; this encodes MDRRSSRTQWTLVRHALCLFLCTGAMDLVFAQMRYSIPEELEHGAFVGNIAEDLGLDVAKLSARRFRIVSGAKKQYLEVNLENGILFVNEKIDREELCEQSPTCFLHLQVVIENPLELYRVEVEILDVNDNAPSFPWSEFNLEITESAAPGSRFPLESAQDLDVGTNSLRSYQLSANEHFALDIQTRNDGSKFAELVLETPLDREQKKAHEMVLTAVDGGSPERSGTAKITVTVLDANDNVPVFDRSVYRVSLIENAPRGTLVLKLNATDLDEGPNGEISYSFSGHAPLKVRELFNVDSYTGEIRVKGIVDYEKASVYELYVQAKDKGPSAVAVHCKVLVDIMDVNDNAPEVILTSVSTPVQEDAPPGTVIAVISVMDRDSGENGNVDCEIPGNVPFQLHSSFKNYYTLVTSEFLDRENVAEYNITLTAKDLGSPPLSTKKNILVTVSDINDNPPRFVQPSYTVYVTENNAPGASICSVTAFDPDSNQNAYLSYSILEGQIQGMPVSTYVSINSDNGNIYALRSFDYEQLRNFQIRVQAQDAGFPPLRSNVTVNVFVLDQNDNAPVIISPLPKNGTVATEMVPRSVDAGYLVAKITAIDADAGQNSRLSYQVLQATDPGLFSVALYTGEIRTIRRFVEKDATRQRLVILVKDNGQPPLSATVSIILSVVDNVPESLSDFGDLTLNQQPPSNLALYLIVSLSTISLIFLIAIIVLASVKCYKDRDALNGFGLSTVGAACCGIEPEPPTEVFKKSNLNLQISTGAKVPTNCMEVNSTNTLSQAYCYKVCLTPESAKSDFMFLKPCSPETPRNNANPKGADTLGWNAQNRNNGATTPSELKQPNTDWPLTKNQTSSLKSYNSINMDGTLMRKAMQTDPENFVSPMAGQYWTWGNHMRGPKVDHSATSTLHHPTTEYRTSPPNVGAPPRAWTPRYTPPQQQTLQQTQPSPHPPPHPPPDYQHNVYIPGTPSAVCTLRPSHRTSELDVHNAFSTFGKKRRFHASHYEQRDETPTPEVINNDLYNN
- the si:ch73-233f7.1 gene encoding protocadherin-10 isoform X2 produces the protein MDRRSSRTQWTLVRHALCLFLCTGAMDLVFAQMRYSIPEELEHGAFVGNIAEDLGLDVAKLSARRFRIVSGAKKQYLEVNLENGILFVNEKIDREELCEQSPTCFLHLQVVIENPLELYRVEVEILDVNDNAPSFPWSEFNLEITESAAPGSRFPLESAQDLDVGTNSLRSYQLSANEHFALDIQTRNDGSKFAELVLETPLDREQKKAHEMVLTAVDGGSPERSGTAKITVTVLDANDNVPVFDRSVYRVSLIENAPRGTLVLKLNATDLDEGPNGEISYSFSGHAPLKVRELFNVDSYTGEIRVKGIVDYEKASVYELYVQAKDKGPSAVAVHCKVLVDIMDVNDNAPEVILTSVSTPVQEDAPPGTVIAVISVMDRDSGENGNVDCEIPGNVPFQLHSSFKNYYTLVTSEFLDRENVAEYNITLTAKDLGSPPLSTKKNILVTVSDINDNPPRFVQPSYTVYVTENNAPGASICSVTAFDPDSNQNAYLSYSILEGQIQGMPVSTYVSINSDNGNIYALRSFDYEQLRNFQIRVQAQDAGFPPLRSNVTVNVFVLDQNDNAPVIISPLPKNGTVATEMVPRSVDAGYLVAKITAIDADAGQNSRLSYQVLQATDPGLFSVALYTGEIRTIRRFVEKDATRQRLVILVKDNGQPPLSATVSIILSVVDNVPESLSDFGDLTLNQQPPSNLALYLIVSLSTISLIFLIAIIVLASVKCYKDRDALNGFGLSTVGAACCGIEPEPPTEVFKKSNLNLQISTGAKVPTNCMEVNSTNTLSQAYCYKVCLTPESAKSDFMFLKPCSPETPRNNANPKGADTLGWNAQNRNNGATTPSELQLYQYGWDFNAQGNANRPRKFCQPDGRPVLDLGEPYAWSQG